The Kogia breviceps isolate mKogBre1 chromosome 19, mKogBre1 haplotype 1, whole genome shotgun sequence genome contains the following window.
CTTGGATTGGTTCTCTATCCCCTACCCCAGCTATGCCATCTTTGGCTCAAAGACTGTCCAGCTCACTGGGCGGTCCCTCCTCCCGGCACTGGAGGCGGAGCCTCTTTGGACTACGATTTTTGGCAGCCAAAGCCACCATGAGGTCACCATGTCCTACCCCATGCGCTCCGTGCACCACCAGAACTTCCACCTTGTGCACAACCTCCACTTCAAGATGCCCTTTCCCATCGACCAGGACTTCTACATCTCGCCAACCTTCCAGGACCTCCTGAATCGCACCACAGCCGGCCAGCCCACGGGCTGGTACAAGGACCTGCATCACTACTACTACCGGAAGCGCTGGGAGCTCTTTGACAGGAGCCAGGACCCCCACGAGACCCAGAACCTGGCCACTGACCCCCGCTATGCACAGGTTCTGGAACTGCTTCAGACCCAGCTGGTCAAGTGGCAGTGGGAGACCCACGACCCCTGGGTATGTGCTCCCAGTGGGGTGCTGGAGGAGCAGCTCTCTCCCCAGTGCCGGCCACTCCACAATGAACTGTGAGGCCCTCCCAACCCCCACAGTGGGGGACCGCTGTCCTGCATCTGAGCTGTGTCCTGGcacaggaattccctgggggGTACCCAGGATGGCGCAGGGTCCCCAACCTGTGACAAGGTGAAGGTGGTCTGGGGAACAGCAGGAAGGAGGGTCTGGGACATGGGGCTTCAGTCCCTCTCGGATCTCTGGAACCCACAGACGTTCTTGTGCCCTTCACCTGAGAGGAGATGGGCTTCTGTGTGCCATGAGGGTGGTGGGTGAGTGCAAACCGCACTCAATGTGGGGACAGCGTCTGTTTGTCAGTCCTGGTCTGGAGGGAGCCTTTGAAGGAAACTTGGGCTTGTCTTCTTCCTTCACTTTGTTCACAGTCAGGCTCCCGAGCCCCGGGCTGGGTTTCCATGAGACCGCTGATTCTTGGCAGGCTCCCTAAGTGACAAGTGTCAAAAGGGCAGAGCTTGCCCTTTTTGAGAGTGTCCAAGGATGAAGATGTCTCTGCTCAAGGCCTGAAACCGCCCCATCTTCTGGTTGTGTGAATTCTGTTCGGGTGAACACAAGTCTGTAACATAGACAGTACTCATGGAATGCTCCAGACCTGCCCTGCCTCCGCCTGCTTGGAAAACACAGAAAGGGGGCATTCTCCTTCAGGTGGATGGGCTCCCATcacccttcccacccccatcaACTCCATCCTGGAGGACATGGTGGGGAAGCCCCAGGCCAGAGCATtgtaaaagctttttattttagtaaaatatacCAAGTTCATTTTCTGAATTTGTTTATGACACCGGGGCCATCAGCAAGGCCTCTACTCTGTCCACACAACCTTCTTCTGCTGATCTGCAATGGCCAGGCAGACACAGCCGAGCAGGGCATGCAGGTCGCTCCAGCTGTCGGGGGCCAGGCTGCTGTCCAGACAGGGCACTTCATCCAGCCCACCCTCCTCTTGCCTGGCAGCCTCCAGGAGCTGGTCCTCTGCGGTGCCAAGCCGCTGCAGGGCCTTCCTGCCAGAGCCGCAGATGGGAAGGTGGCTCAGGGAGAGCCTTGCACCAGCCTCCCAGCACGGAGCCCCAAAACTCAGCCGCCGGCTTGGAATTCTAGGGACCTGGATGGACCGATGATGCAACAGATGCCCCTAGACACAGATGGCCTGCTTTGAGGGGACCCAGTGCCTTGTGAAGAAGATGTGACTGGGGCCCTAGATGACGTTGCCCTAACGGGGGTGGCAGGGTGGGGCAGCGGATCTAGTTTATAACTTCGGTTCTCAAATTATAAAGGGGGCGGCAGGATATCTGGGCTTGTCCCAGCCATGGACCAAGTAGTGTTTTTCAGTCTCTGTCTTTACCTAACACAGATGGACTGTTAACTCTACCCTGGGAAACATGTGGCCTCAGTCGAGGTCAGTCAGGTTCTGGGGTCTCACCTTACTGTCCTCTGGGTTGCTCCCTGGGGGTGGGCTGCAGGACCTCTGTCCTGGATGTTTTAGGGGAACTGCCCTGTGACACTTTCAAGGCTGGCACGAGGTGAGATCCTGGAAACCCCATCATGGTCTCTGGACGTGGTCGCCATGGGCCTTATGGGGAGTTCTGATGCCCATTCAGACCTCACCACCAGCCCCCAGGGGTGCACCTACTTGAATTTCTTTGCCACCTTCTCATTGATGGAGATGTGGATAATGATGGGGAAGATCTCCATCTTGTGCAGGACACGGACAGTGACCCAGCTCACCAACCACAGCAGCCTCCAAAGACCCTCCACCAGCTCCACCCGCCTCACCATCTACCTGGCTTGGGTCCGACTAGCCCCCGTCAAAGGATGACCACAGAGGGCTGGCCTTGGTTCTGTCTATACTGACGATGTGGACCAGCTTCTGGGCTCCCCCAGAAGGCTGCTGGACGAGGGAGAAGGGACGTCCCACAGGTCTGGGGGGCTGGCACCACCCCCCTGCCGGCAAATCCAGGGTGGTCCCTGGACTCCCAGGCTGTGCCTGCTGAACAGCCAGCAGGCCCAGGCCCCATGCCAGGGGGTAGGTGACAGAGGGTGGCAGGAGAGGGTCCTCAGGCTgagccccccagcccccttcccaaGCAGGGCATCCGtgggaagcaagagggaagagtaggGGCCCCAGCCTAGCCCGGCCATGATCCAGGGAGCTGCCCTAGCGCCTTGCTCAGGGACAGCTGAGTGCTCTATGTCGGGAGAACCCAGCAGTGCCTGGTTTCAGTGGGGAATAAGGATGGGGGCCAGATGGTAGGCAAATGGGGTGATGGAGGGAGCAAGACGGAGAGAGCATACATGACGTATCTGCACGCGGTAGAGGAGCTTGCAGGCTGGGTGGCACGCAGACCCAGGTGAAGGTTTGGAGGGCCCAGGGGAGAGACACGCCGGGTAACCTCCCTCAGGTTAGCAGCCTACACTCTCCACCTGGGACCCTCAGCCAGTACCCACCTGTCTTCCAGCCCACGCCAGGGGGGGCTGGGACCCTCTGGGTGGAAGGAGGGGTTGATTGGGCCCCTCCCTCCAGATGATGTGAGCTGAGGGAGAGGCATGGCACACCCGAGCAGGACCCTGCGCCTAGAACCTGGGCTGACTGGTCCTCACCTTGCGGGCCATGGCGCTCTGATGAGCCATGTCCTGGATGAGGGCGATGAGAGCAGCTGCTGAGCCCTGCGCAGAGGAGGAAGGCCCCAGCCCAGCTGCAGGGAGGACTGGACAGGAGAGGTGGGCCCCCTGCCCAGTGGTCTGGGAGACCCTCACTGCCCCCGCTGCGGTTCTCCACCCCAGCAGCCATGATAGTCCCCTGGGGTTTTAAAAAACCTGCAGAGCCTCAGCCCACCCCTGGAGATGCTAACTGAATTGTCCCGAGGCGGGATCCGGGCAACACAACGTGAGTGGGGTCGAGGCCACCGCTCCAGAACCTCGCTACTCCCAATGTGGCCCGAGGACTTCAACCTGGCATCACCCAGGGAGGGGgttggaaatgcagagtctcaggcctcTCCCTGCACCTGCTGAGTCTGATCTCCAGGTGACAGAATTTGCCATAACGTTTGAGAGGAGCCGGACGAGACACCACGCTTTGTGCCCTATGGTTGATCTAGAGCATGGTTCTGAGCAGGGGTGCTGTTGCTCCCAGGGAGGATGACCAGCTGTCTCATTTGGCCCAGGACTGAGGGGTTCCCCAGGACATGGGGCTTTCTGTGCTAAAACCAAGGCTGTCCTGGACACGCCACCATGATGAGTCACCTGTCCTCAGGATGCACTGGCAACGTCTAgagatttttggttgtcacaaccagGGGGGCAGGGCCACTACTGGCATCCGGTGGGTGGAGGTCAagatgctgctcaacatcctacaGTGCCCAGGAGGGTCCCCCATGACAAACAGTGagccagccccaaatgtcaatagtgctgagcaTGAGGAACTGGTCCCAAATACTCTAGAATGCTCTAGGACTGAGGCCCATCCCGTTTCACAGAGAAATCCCATCCAAGCAGTGAACTTGGTGGGTAGCACGCTGGGATTCCACTTCTTTGAGGTGCCCCACCCTGTATCCCCCCTGGGCAGTAGAGGGAGCTTCAGGAAGGCTGTTTCTCCTGGGCAGGAGGGGGCCTCCTCACTAAGTGAGGCCAGGCAATGTCCCCCCTGGGGAGCTCCCCGGGCCCTCTCTGGGGTGTGGGAGCCCACGACAGCTGCTCACTGTGCATAGCTGGGGATGGTGCCCTGTTCGGTGCCCTTGGTGCTGTAGGGGCCAACACGGTGGGCGTGCCAGCGGCTGCCGCCCTGGAACAGGGTGTCTGTGATGTGCAGGATGTCGTTGCAGTGCACCTGCAGCTctccctctgcctgcctctccaggGCAAGTTTGACCCGGATGTAGAAGGAGTCCCCTGATGTGGCCACTATGGCCTTTAGGTCCTGGACCAGCTTCTTATAACCTGATCAAAGAAGACATGAGGACAGGTAAGTCCAGGGCTGTGATCCCCCATGAGAACAGTTCTGCCTGGGGGGGCCTCTGCAGACTTGGGGCTCAGCCTGGCTCTGCAGTGGGCTGGGAGCACTGGTATCGGTGGCCTCTGGGGGAGGTAGGACAGGACAGGGGAGTGTGTACCCTCCATGTTGGCCTTCacagacagacagcagaagccgTTCGCCCTCTGGAGAAGTCTGACGGCCTGATCCAGGGTCATGCCCTCCGGGACAGCCTTGGACAAGGGCTCTGTTGCCTCGTAATCCACCTGAGGGCAAATCATGAGGGTCACCTCTGTTGACCTGGGTTCTGCAGCTGTGATCTGAGTGCAGGCGTGTGCCCTGCAGGAGACCACTCCTTCCCAGACACCCACCCACACCCATCAGAGCCCTGTGTTGGGACATCTTGGTGCAGCGCCTCCTGGTTACACACATTCCTGCCCTGGATCATGTACTGAGATCGCCACTGGGCACTGAGTGTCTGCTCTCCAACATGCTCCACTCTAGAGCATTCTGGAGCAGAGTCCTCagcttggcactattgacatttggtgCTGTCCTGGGCCCTGCAGGATGTTTTGTGGCATCTCTGGCCTCCACCCTCCAGATGCCAGGGCACCCCTCGCGCCACCCCTTCCCCAGCTGTGAAATCGACAGGGctctcatccattcatttatttctggtgttGTTTTGGTTTAGGAGAGTAGatatttttataatgagaaaaaaaatgagatatgtTTTTAACGCTATTAGAACTGAATTGGCCCCATTTGGATATCAGGACTGTCTCATAAAGGGGATCTGTTGCTTTAACCACAACATGAGCTGATAACTGAGAATCTCATGAGGACTGTTAAAAGTGTGACGAAGGGCTTTCATATTGGGTGGCCTGATGCTTACGTCAGGAGCTCTGTGTGTGATCATTCGAGACACATAAGAACTCAGCTCAGCACACAGACAGTGAGAGAGAAGCCATGGCATCCAAGGGAGTCCTGACTGAGTGctcagcccctccctctccctctcagtGCTTGCCTTCACTCCCTACACCCCCCTACCCTGGGAGGAATGGGTGACACCTGTTTCGAGAATTTCTTGCTATTCTTAAAGGGCCTGATGTTTAATAATTCTGCTTTTAGGCTACATCAAAGTCACCTCCCTGCCCATATGTTCACTTAATAATAATTCGGTTGTACATTTATGTTTTTTGCAGTTTAATGAATatcttacagtaaaaaaaaattttagatgcccccaatggttaaaatggtgaattttattatgtgtattttaacacatacacacaaagtaaCAATAAGAtcattacagtaaaaaaaaaaaaaaaaaaagccccacatCAGAATCTTATGTAGCCTTTATCAGAAGACCCCTGGGTCAAGACTGCCGTATCCCCAAAGCCCTCTCAGCTGGTGCATAGTCCAGACTACAACAGCTCACAGGCTCACCCTCCAGAGTTCAAGGATGTCAAGGTGGAGAAGGGTGCAGGGTTTTGATGAGAATCACCAGGACTCTCCTCTAAACAAGTGTGACACTCTGCTTTACGTCAGCCCAAGAAGGAGTGCGGGCCTATCCAATAATACATCTTTGTCAAGTTGAATCTGTGGCTTCCTGGGTTACCTGCCCCTCCCACTGACGCCACCCCGAGAGGATCCTGGGGGCTCGAGGGGTTGGTGCCACACTCACCATCACAATCTGGGTGCTGGGGCACAAGGCCATCTCGTCTGCCACGGAGCCTGGGGTGACCGATGAATGTAGATGCCCGTGAGGTTCCCGCCAATAACGCTTATCTGCTCCAGCAGCGCGTCCCCCTGGAAGGCCAGCACTGTGACCTGGCTCAGGATCCTGCAGGCTGGCCTCCGCCTCACTGGGACACTGCTGCAGAAAGGGAGGGGACAGAGGTCATGCATCCTAGAGCAAGAGGTTGGGCCAGGTCATCTCCCCATCTGCCCCCTCTAGTCCCAACGCTCTGGAATTCTCCTTCCCCGGCCTCAGAAAGGCTGATAGTGAGGACACAGTCCTCACTCTgctctgccacctgctggccCTGGCCCCCCGCCCTCTGCTCACCTGGCGGAGAGGTGGAGGCCCCCATTAGACAGCTGCAGGCTGTTCTTGAACTCAGGGAGGTCTAGGAGGAAGCCACGGGCTTAGGCCTCGAGCCAGCCTACCCCTCAAGGTCACCCCCCTTCTGAAGGAGCTTTGGCTCACCCGTGCAACCTCAGTGACGCCACCAAGGGCACCCCCTACCTGTTCTGTCTTTTGCTGAGGCTGAACCTTCTCTTGCCCCTCCCTTCCTTGATGCATAGAACCTTGATTCACCTCTTCTAAAATAGAAGTAGCTGGTGGAGAGCTGCATCTACCAGAGTTTAACCTACATTGTGTCCTTTTGCGATCTTTGAATGAGTTGCTAGCATTTTACAAGATAGGGAATCTGGAATCTGGATTTCTGGCTTCACCTGAGAAATCAAATCTGGCATAGCCCTGGGTGTGTATTTCTGTGTGGCAGCCATCGCCGGCACTGGCCATCGGCTGCCTCCTGTCTCCCCAGGCCACGCTGCTGACCAGATGGCCACGGCAGGCCTCTGAGTTGGCAATCTCCTAGGACTAGATGTCCCCAGAGTCTCTCCAAGGCCTGTATTTTATATGTGTCCTGTGAGGTTGATGGCACACCGCCCTTCTCACCTCCTGAGCCGCTCACAAGAACCAGAGAACCAACAGAGAGCTAAGAGTTGCCGGCCGCAGGCAGCCTATGCCCAGCTCACAGGCAAACAGCCACTTGTGCTTACATTCAAAGCCAAGTGAAATTATACCCTCCTGATGTATTTGAGGTCAATTCCACTGAAGTTATATGAACCAGGACATTATGCAGAAtaatgacaaaaggaaaaaaaaaaaaaagagcaatgatTCTTCCTGTTCGTGCTCTCACATCCCGGTTGGTTATACCTGGGGTGGATCCTCTCAGTTGATCACCGttataaataaaaatggcaaTGAATTTGCAAAAGGCAAGGTTTCTGGTCATGTGACCACAGACCTAAAGGTGCTGCTAGGCAGAACAGCGTGGGGTACACGCGCCCCTTGGTGGCCGTAGGATGAAATCTAGAGGGtgctaagcacctactgtgtgcagggcCCAAGGCTGGAGGCAGATGTGCAGTGGTGGCAAAGTAAGGAGGCTGCCCATGAGGGGTCTGTGCCTTGAGAAGGAGGGAGGACCAGTTAAGTGACAAATATGAGGAATAAGCCACAGGAGAAATGGGAATGTCTCAGGTGCCAACACCCAGGAGAAATGTTCCTAACAGGTGCCTCGGCCAGGAACAGTGAGGATGGAAGCCTGTTGCCGTCTGATATCACTGGGAGGCCCAAGTGTCCATGGGTCGGAGCAGGGAAGGACAGAGAGACGAGGTGTGTGTCTGGAGCTGTCTGAACATTTATGCCGAGCTGGATGTGGAGGTGAATGCAACTCCCTTAGACTCCAGGTGAAAACGAAAGGACGCCCAGTAAGCATGGCACATCTGGACACTGGTTTGAACTGCCAGGTAGTCTGGATTTTCCCagaggcccagggcagggcagtAATCACGTTCACTCCTCTCTGCCCATCCCCTGGACAGAAACTGGGGTATCTCATCTGCCTCCCTGAAGATCCCTGTCTTCACTTCCCCGCCTGGCtctgccagcccagcccaggggtgGTACCCAGGGCTGGGTACCCAGGGAGCCTCCTTGGTCCACCTCCAGGGTTTTGGGGCAGCCACTGAAAAGCATAAGAAGAAGATGGAAGCCAATGTCCCAGTGAGCTGCCAGGGATCTGGAGTCATCCGATCCCTTTACCAGCCTCTCTCTACCTGAAAGACAAGGGGTCTTCCCAGAAGTCCTCTGTGGCCCGCTCATACAGGGACTGCTGGCTGGGAGGCACAGGGCTGCTGGAGTGGAAGCTATCCACCAGCTCTTGGCTGGATGTGGCGCTCAGGTCAGACCAGAGCTGAGACTGGAGGAGGACGGGGCAGAAGTCACCACGGGGCTCTCACGGGAACCCCCGGGACACCTCTCCTGCTGCCGTACTGTGCAAAAGAGTATAATGATGATAAACCACAGCCCCCCACTGACAGGGCAGAggaggcaagagggaagggagggaggagcaaAGAGCCAGGCcacattaattgagcacctactatgtgctgggcactctATTACctactttctatattttatattgtttagtTCTTACGATAAATCTATACGGTAGGTAGCGTTGTCCCACTTTACATATAAAGCAACTGAGCCCCAGAGAGGCCAAATTGCTGGCTAGTGAGGGTCACATGCTGACGGGGTGTATACATGCAAGATGCAGAGTGTGGCATTGGAGGATGCAGGTGAAATGTGTAGATCCAGGTGTAGCCCCTTGGTTCACTTAATAAGCATTTCTgtagcatctactatgtgccagaccctcTTCTGTCCTGATAGACGAGGGTGCACCTGGTCTGGCCCCAGCAGTGG
Protein-coding sequences here:
- the CARD14 gene encoding LOW QUALITY PROTEIN: caspase recruitment domain-containing protein 14 (The sequence of the model RefSeq protein was modified relative to this genomic sequence to represent the inferred CDS: inserted 1 base in 1 codon; deleted 3 bases in 2 codons; substituted 1 base at 1 genomic stop codon) — encoded protein: MKQELQREMMSSSSEREFRERSLKMTNELEPGDEELSRLKEEKERLRSLTFSLVGPGASEVQLPSLVASGESLLVALLKEQPEAAEMRMKQHWEEKEQTLLQFQQTKVDCEIYTEKMNVLQSQVVELQKMWDQAYSARDGSQMEISQNLAEKDALRRKVFELTDQVCELRQQVHKGPLSRCQGELSLPEGGARGGCRVCSGWDPADRTGPAGTTGFSSIRHTGSHEQTVWSEVEPKQEAGAREPCPKRKQWLVCMFALYPWDDSDGSSSESQLWSDLSATSSQELVDSFHSSSPVPPSQQSLYERATEDFWEDPLSFSGCPKTLEVDQGGSLDLPEFKNSLQLSNGGLHLSASSVPVRRRPACRILSQVTVLAFQGDALLEQISVIGGNLTGIYIHRXTPGSVADEMALCPSTQIVMVDYEATEPLSKAVPEGMTLDQAVRLLQRANGFCCLSVKANMEGYKKLVQDLKAIVATSGDSFYIRVKLALERQAEGELQVHCNDILHITDTLFQGGSRWHAHRVGPYSTKGTEQGTIPSYAQAQQLLIALIQDMAHQSAMARKQPSGGAQKLVHIVSIDRTKASPLWSSFDGGXSDPSQVDGRRVELVEGLWRLLWLVSWVTVRVLHKMEIFPIIIHISINEKVAKKFKKALQRLGTAEDQLLEAARQEEGGLDEVPCLDSSLAPDSWSDLHALLGCVCLAIADQQKKVVWTE